In Herpetosiphon gulosus, a genomic segment contains:
- the pth gene encoding aminoacyl-tRNA hydrolase translates to MFLIVGLGNPGEKYLNNRHNVGFQCVAEFARRHNLSFDGKRSDARIAEGLVNGQRVALARPQTFMNDSGKSVVGLVNWYKIDPASELLVVYDDLDLPFGTIKLRNQGSSGGQRGMNSIIQLLGTQKFARLRFGIGRPPEGWEVIHFVLGNWNAAERETLPKLYDRAVEACELCLSDGVTKAMNAVNGEAPKQNKDQAKEPANEQPR, encoded by the coding sequence ATGTTTTTAATTGTTGGGCTGGGCAATCCAGGTGAGAAATATCTGAATAATCGACATAATGTGGGCTTTCAATGTGTAGCTGAGTTTGCTCGTCGCCATAACTTAAGTTTCGATGGCAAGCGCTCCGATGCTCGGATTGCCGAGGGCTTGGTCAATGGTCAACGAGTGGCCTTGGCTCGCCCGCAAACCTTTATGAACGATAGTGGCAAATCGGTCGTTGGCCTCGTAAATTGGTACAAAATCGACCCAGCCAGCGAATTATTGGTGGTTTATGATGATTTAGATCTGCCTTTTGGCACGATCAAGCTGCGCAATCAAGGGAGTTCTGGTGGTCAGCGCGGCATGAATTCGATTATCCAATTGCTGGGAACCCAAAAATTTGCCCGTTTGCGTTTTGGCATTGGCCGCCCACCCGAAGGTTGGGAAGTGATTCATTTTGTGCTCGGCAATTGGAATGCTGCCGAACGTGAAACCTTGCCAAAACTCTACGATCGGGCGGTTGAGGCGTGCGAATTATGCCTAAGTGATGGCGTGACCAAAGCCATGAATGCCGTCAATGGCGAAGCCCCCAAGCAAAACAAAGACCAAGCAAAGGAGCCAGCCAATGAGCAACCACGTTGA
- a CDS encoding MmcQ/YjbR family DNA-binding protein has protein sequence MSNHVDYAQARSYCLSLDDAIEDYPFGIEPLVFKIGDERGKMFALLVRSEPAQISLKCDPDRAEMLREQYPAITAGYHLNKRHWNTIVLDGSVPDEECLALIAHSYDLVRPKRRKA, from the coding sequence ATGAGCAACCACGTTGATTATGCCCAAGCTCGCAGCTATTGCCTGAGCCTTGACGACGCGATTGAAGATTATCCGTTTGGGATTGAGCCATTGGTGTTTAAAATTGGCGATGAGCGCGGCAAAATGTTTGCCCTGCTCGTGCGTAGTGAGCCAGCCCAAATTAGCCTGAAATGCGATCCTGATCGGGCTGAGATGTTGCGCGAACAATATCCAGCGATTACGGCTGGCTATCATTTAAATAAGCGCCATTGGAACACAATTGTGCTTGATGGCAGCGTGCCCGACGAGGAATGTTTGGCGCTGATCGCCCATTCATATGATTTAGTGCGGCCAAAACGGCGTAAAGCCTAG